The Ignavibacteriales bacterium genome contains the following window.
CCAAGGCATCCACCGTATGCTCTTTGTAACTTAACCAAAAATCTTTATCGATTCACATGTATCTTCACCCGTTTCCAAAATTACTGGTTGAACAGGTTTCTAAGATGCATCTTTTCATATATTTATTGGAAAGAACATTAAATTTTAGGATTACATAGTAGTTCATGTTCGATATATTTGTTCATCTATTGGCATTCTCATTTTCATGAAATTGCTTGGATAACTACTAATACCTACTAATAAACTGACTCTTCTAATAATATGTCAAAGAACGATTAAAAATTGTTTCTGTGGAGCTGATCGGGATCGAACCGACAACCTCGTGGTTGCAAACCACGCGCTCTCCCAGTTGAGCTACAGCCCCGTGGCACGGTGATGGCATCAAACGTACACGCCGTTGTGGGCCTGAGTGGAGTTGAACCACTGACCTCACGCTTATCAGGCGTGCGCTCTTACCACCTGAGCTACAGGCCCGGGGATAAATATATTTCTATAGAACTAAAGTGTAATAGAAAAGGGTGCATAGTCTAAATCATTTCCGAGACAATTTGAATCTCGAAGCGCTTTCTTACTTTTCAGTAAGAAAAGCTCCTTAGAAAGGAGGTGATCCAGCCGCACCTTCCGGTACGGCTACCTTGTTACGACTTAGCCCCAGTCGCTGGTTTTACCTTAGACGCCTACTTCCTTGCGGTTAGCGCAGCGTTTTCGGGTACCCCCAGTTTCCATGGCTTGACCGGCGGTGTGTACAAGGCCCGGGAACGTATTCACCGCGTCGTGCTGATACGCGATTACTAGCAATTCCAGCTTCATGGGGTCGAGTTGCAGACCCCAATCCGAACTGAGGATGGTTTTTTGGGATTGGCTCCACCTTGCGGTTTGGCAACCCTTTGTACCATCCATTGTAGCACGTGTGTGGCCCTGGGTGTAAGGGCCATGAGGACTTGACGTCATCCCCACCTTCCTCACTACTTGCGTAGGCAGTCCACTTAGAGTGCCCAGCATTACCTGATGGCAACTAAGTGCAGGGGTTGCGCTCGTTGCAGGACTTAACCTAACACCTCACGGCACGAGCTGACGACAGCCATGCAGCATCTGTATAAGCTCCCCTTGCGGGACGCGAACTTTCATTCGCCTTAGCTTACATGTCAAGCCCAGGTAAGGTTCTTCGCGTTGCATCGAATTGAACCACATGCTCCACTGCTTGTGCGGGCCCCCGTCAATTCCTTTGAGTTTCAACCTTGCGATCGTACTCCCCAGGTGGGATGTTTAACGCGTTAGCTCAGGCACCGATCCCGTTCAACACATATTAATATATGCTGAACGGGACCGACACCGAACATCCATCGTTTAAGGCGTGGACTACCAGGGTATCTAATCCTGTTTGCTCCCCACGCTTTCGTCCCTGAGCGTCAGTAACGAGCCAGATGATCGCCTTCGCAACCGGTGTTCTTCATGATCTCTACGCATTTCACCGCTACACCATGAATTCCATCATCCTCTCTCGTACTCAAGATAAACAGTATCGGAGGCAGTTCTGCAGTTGAGCTGCAGGATTTCACCACCGACTTGTTTACCCGCCTGCGGACCCTTTACACCCAGTAATTCCGGACAACGCTTGCACCCTACGTATTACCGCGGCTGCTGGCACGTAGTTGGCCGGTGCTTATTCGCAGGGTACGGTCAATCCCGTAAAACGGGACATTCATCCCCTACAAAAGAGGTTTACATCCTAACGGATTTCATCCCTCACGCGGCGTCGCTGCTTCAGGCTTTCGCCCATTGAGCAATATTCCTCACTGCTGCCTTCCGTAGAAGTCTGGACCGTGTCTCAGTTCCAGTGTGGCTGATCGTCCTCTCAGACCAGCTACCCATCGTCGACTTGGTGGGCCATTACCCCGCCAACTATCTAATGGGACGCAGGCCCATCTTGTGACATCCTTTTGGGATCTTTCATTCAGCTACAATGCTGTAACTGAACTTCATCGGGTATTAGCCCCGCTTTCGCGGGGTTATCCCCGTTCACAAGGTAAGTTGCCTACGCATTACTCACCCGTTCGCCGGTTTACTCAGAGTATTGCTACTCCTTTCTCCCTGACTTGCATGTGTTAAGCACGCCGCCAGCGTTCGTCCTGAGCCAGGATCAAACTCTCCGTTGTAATTTTTAAAATTATAACTTCGAGCCTGATTTTGCCTGTTTATTTAACAGGTTGAAGTCTCTTGAAGCTGACTAAGAGCTATGCACCATCTTTTCAAAGAACACTTGAGAAAAAAATTCCGACCCAGAAGAATTTCTATTAGGATCGGTGAACCACATTGTGTGGGGTTAATAATATACTAAAATTAATATCAGATGTCAAATTTTTTTACTGAATTTGAAAATTTATTTTATTCTAAAATCATTGAATATAATCTCAATTCAGTATTTTTATAAAATTTAAAAATCCTTTTGAATTCTGTGAATTTCCGCCTCGATCCGCTTATAAACTTCTATAAGTGGTAGGTTTGTTTGCCGCGCAAGCTGTTTACATTCTTCAAATTCAGGAAATATCCTTTCATATCCGTCGATTTTCGCCACTTTTACCTTCGTTAATCCAAACTCGGTGATAACCTCCCTATTATATCTTTCCACTTTTTCTCGCCTGCACTCCTGGATTCGAAATCCCAAAGTTGATGTTTCCGATAATAATAATTTTCTTATTGTATTCATCTCTGAATGATAGCATAAAACGGATAAAATCGTACCGGGTCTTCCCTTCTTCATAATTGTTGGAGTGAGAAATGCATCGAGAGCTTGATTTTCCAATAATAATTCTATTATATAAGGATAAATTTCGGGATTCATATCATCTATATTCGTCTCAATCAGATATACATTATCTTCTAAACAATCATCAATTTCACCAATTACGATACGCAATAAGTTTGGAATTTCCTTTATTTTTCGTGATCCAGCTCCATATCCTACTATTGTAGGTGTGAATTTTCTTGTGCCAAGAACTCCGATCGATAATGATTTGATTATTGCAGCTCCGGTGGGAGTTGCTAACTCATAAGGTATTTCGGTAAAAACAACAGGATAATTCTGAAGAATCTCTATAGTTGCCGGAGCTGGATTCGGAAGAGTACCATGCTCGGCTATAATAATACCACCGCTTCCTAATTTA
Protein-coding sequences here:
- the larC gene encoding nickel pincer cofactor biosynthesis protein LarC; translation: MKAAYFDTIGGISGDMTLGAFVNAGVDFQELVDEVKKLKLNNVELEASHVSCNGIDAVKVDVIVSLNQHHHHRGIKEINEIIDASTLTEEIKKNAKKIFATLANAEAKVHGTTVDKIHFHEVGAVDSIVDIVGTAICLDKLDIKTVYSSPIKLGSGGIIIAEHGTLPNPAPATIEILQNYPVVFTEIPYELATPTGAAIIKSLSIGVLGTRKFTPTIVGYGAGSRKIKEIPNLLRIVIGEIDDCLEDNVYLIETNIDDMNPEIYPYIIELLLENQALDAFLTPTIMKKGRPGTILSVLCYHSEMNTIRKLLLSETSTLGFRIQECRREKVERYNREVITEFGLTKVKVAKIDGYERIFPEFEECKQLARQTNLPLIEVYKRIEAEIHRIQKDF